The following nucleotide sequence is from Coffea eugenioides isolate CCC68of chromosome 10, Ceug_1.0, whole genome shotgun sequence.
ggcagacggcccgccaaccctctggttcgctttagggggaagtggggtcgccacaattgacaccaaaattttcaaaataacaagtcccaaacaaGATAGGCCATTGATCAgtccaaaatgagggttttcaagcaatgatgcaggtctgtaatttggccataattcattcaattcaactcagaattgagcgtggttggtggcgttgaaaactatattcataaggatacaatttcttagaaggaatcattttcaaaatctgtccacagatagctcatatttgagcatcaattcgctgctcaaaacagagctcccagtgtagacgtgaaacaggacagtcatgttcaaacgattggtatggactactcaggtggaaccaggatgtgcattttataccgttggaaaactgggaatgtctagtttccagtgccacaaacgacACTCGATTTCAATGTCAGAGTAAAAAGTTAtagacaaaacaaaaacactgccagagcagttacgggaaaatttccagtttttgctgacttccgaaaacacatcatttggccaactaaatcatgaaattttttgatgaaactttctacaccaccCACACAACAtttatacatcataaacaagtcaatagAACCACAAAATTTTGCTCTAAGGGTCACGGATATTTATAGGGGTAGAAACAGAAAGTTTTCCATCTTCACTCCCTTTTagctttcatccataatatcactcatttctactaatttaagcactaaaccaatattaataacatcaaaacaccacaaatcagtccatcaagacatagtgggagttcatagagcccacacacaaaattttcatccaaataacaacacccacatgaagctacaagcttcataTCAAAGATCCATCCACTAAAACCAAGACTAGAAGATTAGATGATTACCTCCTAGTTTTTGAGACAAACAAGAAATTTTTACCACTAAAACCGCCAAGATGAAGCTTCCTTCCAAgctcaagtgaatctccaagtggttttgtGGTTAGTTGCAAAGTGggagatgatttggagcaagaatgAGCAAGATGgatgaagagctttcttctcttcttttctttcttgtggCTGGTTGGCTGATGCAAGGTGAGAGAGAGAAGGGTTTTGTGTGCTAAAACTTGGGGAGAAAGAATGGAATAGTAGCTTTAGGTAGTGTtcaaaaagtcaactcttactAGTCGCGCGCGCGGGTTTCGTGTCcgatttctctcgggtttgttttacttgtgcactaaacctctaatgcacttccaatcatattattattattcactcttaatagtcccaAAATAAAGGTCTTAAGCCCCTCCATTAATTGcacgcgtaaaaacgcgtacttccgatttttgcgcgataaagcgaaattttcaagaaattctaataacgatagtatcactaactaataattgagtACTtcaacataaaaatacctatttcaagactaatgtgcaagtctccaatttttcaaacttattgtatcctcgattCGATTATTGTTCCCAAACGCGCATCCACTATTCTCAttaaacgagctttcaaaattaaattttgtaacaagtcattttaaaaatacatgtaagccatAATTTCATGTATTTGGGTCTAGCAtccactattctcactaaacgaactttcaaaattaaattttgtaacaagtcattttaaaaatacatgtaagccatAATTTCATGTatttgggtctaaaaaggttggaataaaatattcagagaaaacgggtgagtaaataattaattaggccagtaaactaaaataaaaataagaaaaattcgggtcctcacaagggAGGGAAGGAGAGgggagggagaaaaaaaaaaagaaaaaagaaaagagaggggtTGCAGATCGATCaaaggggagagagagagaaaggaaaaaaaaaaaaggaaagccGGCGCCGGAAGCAGCGGCGGAGGTGGTGACCGGTGATGAAGGTGTGGTGGATGGGGGTGGgggagaaagagaaagaaaagatgaagtttttgtgtattagatattttgaagtgtgtaggttaaaaaatttgataattttttttgggttgctGTAATTAAACTTGTTAAAAAATTAGTACCTAAAAAATTTAGTAAAAAACTCGGGTTCCAAACAGGCTTATAATTTGTCCCAAATTTATCCCTGAAGTgaaggaaaaagtaaaaaaagaaagaggacaAAAAATAGTGCCCCTCTTTCGTTCGCACACAAAATCAAGCCAAACAAAAACGTATGCTTACATATCATCACCATCGACCGTTAAGTTGGTTGAGACCTCCGCCTCCTCTTTCGATGCATTCGAGAACCAGACTCCCTCCCTTTCCCACCGTTCTCTTAAACCAATGAACCAATAATCCCCCCCATCAATTTTCCCCCATTTTCTACACACTCACGCAATCCCATTTTCACACACTCACGCGCTAACCCACACTCACAATGTCTCACCTTCTCCGAACAGCCTTCATCCCCACTAAACCCCCGtctctccaccaccaccaccggTCCTCTGTCCTCCCAAATGTCCATACAACCCGACCCACTATCCGGTTTGTTCCCAGATCCAAGATCCGAGAGATTTTCATGCCCGCCCTCAGCTCCACCATGACTGAGGGAAAAATCGTCAGCTGGGTCAAGTCCCAAGGCGACAAGCTCTCCAAAGGCGAATCTGTCGTCGTCGTTGAGTCCGACAAAGCCGACATGGACGTCGAGTCCTTCTACGATGGCTACTTAGCTGCCATTATTGTTGATGAAGGCTCCTCCGCTCCAGTTGGTTCCGCAATTGCCCTTTTAGCTGAATCCGAGGAGGAAATTGCCGTTGCCCTTGAGCAAGCCCAGAAGTCGGCCGCTCCGGAGGAGGTGGCAGCTGCCCCGGCCGTCACAGAAAGTGTCGTGTCGAGTGAATCAGTTGGGGTTGAGAAGCAGAAGAAGGTGGCTGAGCAAGTGGTGGCCCCAGCAATAGGGACGGCGGTGCACCCGGCGTCAGAAGGGGGGAAGAGGGTGGTGGCGTCGCCCTATGCTAAGAAATTGGCCAAGGAATTGGGTGTGGATTTGCGGGGTGTTGTTGGGAGCGGGCCTAATGGGAGAGTGGTGGCTAAGGATGTTGAAGCGGCTGCAACTTTGGCGGCAACTGAGGTGGCCACGGCCAGTAGTGATAACGCTGCGGCTGCTGCAGCACTTCCTGGAGTGGAGTTGGGATCAACAGTGCCGTTTACAACAATGCAGAATGCTGTGAGTAGGAATATGGTGGAGAGTTTGGCCGTGCCAACGTTTAGAGTTGGATATACAATTACAACGGATGCGCTTGATGCTTTATATAAGAAGGTAAAATGTGATATCTTGGGTTATTATTGTTTCTTATGGATTATTGAATGGATTCTTGGTTTGCTAGTTTATTTCTTAGGAAGTTTTGTCATTTGTGTGTTTATTATTGTAGAGATGCAAAATGATCATGTGTTAAAGAAACATTATTGATTCAAATGAATATTGTTGGAGTAGGCACACATATTATGAAGTAGTGGTAACTTTGTGAAGTTCTGTGATGTTTCTGCAATGGTAGTATTGCTAGGGGATCGGTTTCATAGTCTAATCTTCtataggctttgtttggatagttAAAACTTAACGTGGAGGGAGTACTTATCCTTTGCCTTGGGGCTTGATTGTGTGGTCAATGATGTGGTTTTGTAAAACTTATGATGATTATCTAACT
It contains:
- the LOC113748870 gene encoding dihydrolipoyllysine-residue acetyltransferase component 5 of pyruvate dehydrogenase complex, chloroplastic, producing MSHLLRTAFIPTKPPSLHHHHRSSVLPNVHTTRPTIRFVPRSKIREIFMPALSSTMTEGKIVSWVKSQGDKLSKGESVVVVESDKADMDVESFYDGYLAAIIVDEGSSAPVGSAIALLAESEEEIAVALEQAQKSAAPEEVAAAPAVTESVVSSESVGVEKQKKVAEQVVAPAIGTAVHPASEGGKRVVASPYAKKLAKELGVDLRGVVGSGPNGRVVAKDVEAAATLAATEVATASSDNAAAAAALPGVELGSTVPFTTMQNAVSRNMVESLAVPTFRVGYTITTDALDALYKKIKSKGVTMTALLAKATALALVQNPVVNSSCRDGKSFTYNSSINIAVAVAMDGGLITPVLQDADKVDIYSLSRKWKELVDKARAKQLQPHEYSTGTFTLSNLGMFGVDRFDAILPPGTGAIMAVGASQPTVVATKDGRIGMKNQMQVNVTADHRVIYGADLASFLQTLAKIIEDPKDLTL